A region from the Acipenser ruthenus chromosome 13, fAciRut3.2 maternal haplotype, whole genome shotgun sequence genome encodes:
- the LOC117417705 gene encoding nuclear factor NF-kappa-B p100 subunit-like isoform X1 encodes MDRVALVELQGYLREKHPHLLSLPPRAPQSPHSIQHVRLGVLRADTLVHALLRVTRISTLTGESVVKAHITALQFRGGTSHNAQLLMDGDTPLQRIVGLVADDITLVGCGRCDSELGVDGNRIYWLCYPCLTHTGVKRYYRPAVMTVTDEDSVISVEDPPVLVEQIFLYSSRTAQQASRMDNLMIEGDQLTYEDLSTYNFLPPISSIHVKAEPYLETANGPYLAIIEEPKQRGFRFRYECEGPSHGGLPGASSEKNKKTYPTVKIYNHVGYARVEVQLVTHSDPPRVHAHSLVGKQCSEHGVCSVNVGPNDLTAQFNNLGILHVTKKGVSEVLTKRLKAERRRQRGEDAVITAQEEQEIANEARELGKVTDLNVVRLKFMAYLQDSNGGFTLALKPVISQPIYDSKSPNASNLKISRMDKTSGSATGGDEIFLLCDKVQKDDIEVRFYEDDDNGWEAYGDFAPTDVHKQYAIVFKTPPYRRNQIDRPITVFLQLKRKKGGDASEPKQFTYHPQIQDKEEVQRKKLKPLPHYQDHYGRGGAGGPPGGFGAGGPGGGGGGGFFPFPHSVNSSFSYNPMGGGYQGGTQMPGAVQRQDSPASSGAPQGGLTPQQQLIQIASLLQSKATLTARRTARALLDYASTGDARMLLAVQRQLCGVQDENGDTPLHLAIIHQQASVVEKLVQVIVSIPDQRILNQSNHLRQTPLHLAVITKQYKIVDFLLKAGADPTPLDHYGNSVLHLATSTGDEHMLRILLSHLKPHSRYLLDTPDYNGLYPLHLAVQRSGEQCLRMLVGAGAKVNAVERKSGCTALHLAVQQDLFAVACLLITELNADVNVCSFGGNTPLHLAASQGSPVLCSMLIAAGAERLVENDEPVCMSSASSSEEEREGTQEEESRGREGAESAQTLTARPHSLASNPRKRPPTRGHTPLDLAKSQKVQDILEGKPRRPGKTPAKLKTAPLAGTVCPLDSDTLARLSTALSAGEVQWKQLAEKLGMRTLADLYEECPSPCHSLLQGYQVAGGRVESLIDALQALGLNEGVRVLREAELKDKTHTTEVKVDSGYDSQSTEQLEQEKMDESVPANS; translated from the exons ATGGACAGGGTCGCCCTGGTGGAGCTGCAGGGGTATTTGAGGGAGAAGcacccccacctcctctctcttccccccagAGCCCCCCAGAGTCCCCACAGCATCCAGCACGTCCGTCTGGGGGTCCTGAGAGCCGACACGCTGGTCCATGCGCTGCTGCGGGTCACACGCATCTCCACACTCACCG GGGAGTCAGTAGTGAAGGCTCACATCACTGCTCTGCAGTTCAGGGGCGGAACCTCCCACAATGCCCAGCTGCTGATGGATGGAGACACGCCACTGCAGAGGATTGTGGGACTGGTGGCTGATGACATCACCCTTGTAGGGTGCGGGAGGTGTGACTCTGAGCTGGGAGTCGACGGCAACAGAATCTACTGGCTCTGCTACCCCTGCCTGACACACACTGGAGTGAAGCGGTACTACAG gccAGCAGTGATGACGGTGACAGACGAGGACAGTGTAATCTCAGTGGAGGATCCCCCCGTGCTTGTGGAGCAGATCTTCCTGTATTCCAGCAGAACAGCTCAACAAGCCAGCAG AATGGACAATCTAATGATAGAAGGCGAT CAGCTGACTTATGAAGATTTATCCACGTATAATTTTTTACCACCAATCTCAAGCATACACGTTAAAGCAGAGCCGTACCTGGAGACAG CTAATGGTCCCTACCTTGCAATAATCGAAGAGCCAAAACAG agAGGATTTCGTTTTCGGTACGAGTGCGAGGGTCCCTCACACGGAGGGCTGCCCGGGGCGTCCAGTGAAAAGAACAAGAAGACCTACCCCACTGTCAAG ATCTATAACCACGTGGGCTATGCCAGGGTGGAGGTGCAGCTGGTGACGCACTCGGACCCGCCCCGCGTCCACGCGCACAGCCTGGTGGGGAAGCAGTGCAGTGAACACGGGGTGTGCAGCGTCAACGTGGGGCCCAACGACCTCACTGCACA GTTCAATAACCTGGGTATCCTACACGTCACGAAGAAGGGAGTGAGTGAAGTTCTGACCAAGAGGCTGAAGGCggagaggaggaggcagagaggggaaGACGCGGTCATCACTG CGCAGGAGGAGCAGGAGATAGCGAACGAGGCTCGGGAGCTGGGCAAGGTGACGGACCTGAACGTGGTGAGGTTAAAGTTCATGGCGTACCTGCAGGACAGCAACGGGGGGTTCACCCTCGCCCTGAAACCTGTCATCTCCCAGCCCATCTACGACAGCA AGTCTCCCAACGCATCGAACCTGAAGATCTCTCGCATGGACAAGACGTCGGGCTCTGCAACGGGAGGGGACGAGATCTTCCTGCTCTGTGACAAAGTGCAGAAAG atGACATTGAGGTGCGCTTCTATGAGGATGATGACAATGGCTGGGAGGCGTACGGAGACTTCGCACCCACAGACGTGCACAAGCAG TACGCCATCGTGTTCAAAACCCCCCCCTACAGGAGGAATCAGATCGATCGCCCCATCACCGTGTTTCTGCAGCTGAAACGCAAGAAGGGGGGTGATGCTAGCGAGCCCAAGCAGTTCACATACCACCCCCAGATACAAG acaagGAGGAGGTTCAGAGGAAGAAGCTGAAGCCCCTCCCTCACTATCAGGACCACTACGGGCGAGGGGGGGCTGGGGGTCCGCCAGGGGGCTTCGGAGCAGGGGggccaggaggaggaggag GCGGTGGTTTTTTCCCCTTTCCCCATTCAGTGAACTCCAGCTTCTCTTACAACCCCATGGGGGGAGGCTACCAGGGGGGCACCCAGATGCCTGGAGCAGTGCAGCGACAGGACTCCCCTGCTAGCAGTGGGGCCCCTCAAGGGGGGCTGACCCCACAGCAGCAGCTCATACAGATCG CATCGCTCCTCCAGTCCAAGGCCACACTGACGGCCAGGCGCACGGCCCGCGCTCTGCTCGATTACGCCAGCACGGGAGACGCGCGCATGCTGCTGGCTGTGCAGAGACAGCTGTGCGGGGTGCAGGACGAGAACGGGGACAC TCCTCTGCACCTAGCCATCATTCACCAGCAGGCCAGCGTGGTGGAGAAGCTAGTGCAGGTCATCGTGAGCATCCCAGACCAGAGGATCCTGAACCAGAGCAACCACCTGAGACAG ACTCCTTTGCACCTGGCTGTGATCACAAAGCAGTACAAGATCGTGGACTTCCTTTTGAAGGCAGGCGCTGACCCCACCCCCCTGGATCACTATGGCAACTCAGTGCTGCACCTGGCCACGTCTACTGGCGACGAGCACATGCTGCGGATACTGTTGAGTCACCTGAAACCACATAGCCGCTACCTGCTCGACACACCTGACTACAATG GTCTCTACCCCCTTCACCTCGCGGTGCAGAGGTCCGGTGAGCAGTGCTTGCGCATGCTGGTTGGTGCCGGAGCGAAGGTGAATGCAGTGGAGAGGAAGAGTGGCTGCACTGCCCTGCACCTGGCTGTACAGCAGGACCTCTTCGCTGTGGCCTGCCTACTCATCACagag TTGAACGCTGATGTGAATGTCTGCTCGTTCGGTGGGAACACCCCCCTGCACCTGGCTGCCAGTCAgggctcccctgtgctgtgctcCATGCTCATCGCTGCAG GTGCTGAGAGGTTGGTGGAGAACGATGAACCAGTCTGCATGTCCTCTGCATCCTCGTCtgaggaagagagggaggggacACAGGAGGAGGAGagcagggggagagagggggcagaGTCGGCACAGACCCTCACCGCACGCCCGCACAGCCTGGCCTCCAACCCCCGCAAGAGACCCCCCACGCGAGGACACACCCCCCTAGACCTGGCCAAGAGCCAGAAGGTGCAGGACATCCTGGAGGGGAAGCCGAGAAGACCAGGGAAGACCCCCGCCAAGCTGAAGACCG CCCCCCTTGCAGGTACTGTCTGCCCCCTGGACAGTGACACCCTGGCCCGGCTCAGCACTGCCTTGAGTGCGGGGGAGGTTCAGTGGAAGCAGCTGGCAGAGAAGCTGGGCATGAGGACCCTGGCTGACCTGTATGAGGAATGCCCTTCCCCCTGCCACAGTCTTCTGCAGGGCTACCAG gtggcgggTGGCCGTGTGGAGAGCCTGATTGATGCTCTGCAGGCTCTGGGTCTCAATGAGGGAGTGAGGGTGCTGAGGGAGGCCGAGCTCAAGGACAAGACCCACACCACAG aGGTGAAGGTGGACAGTGGCTATGACAGTCAGTCCACAGAGCAGCTAGAGCAAGAAAAGATGGACGAGTCTGTTCCAGCCAACTCCTGA
- the LOC117417705 gene encoding nuclear factor NF-kappa-B p100 subunit-like isoform X2, which translates to MRCCGSHASPHSPCLLLPLSLLVCPGESVVKAHITALQFRGGTSHNAQLLMDGDTPLQRIVGLVADDITLVGCGRCDSELGVDGNRIYWLCYPCLTHTGVKRYYRPAVMTVTDEDSVISVEDPPVLVEQIFLYSSRTAQQASRMDNLMIEGDQLTYEDLSTYNFLPPISSIHVKAEPYLETANGPYLAIIEEPKQRGFRFRYECEGPSHGGLPGASSEKNKKTYPTVKIYNHVGYARVEVQLVTHSDPPRVHAHSLVGKQCSEHGVCSVNVGPNDLTAQFNNLGILHVTKKGVSEVLTKRLKAERRRQRGEDAVITAQEEQEIANEARELGKVTDLNVVRLKFMAYLQDSNGGFTLALKPVISQPIYDSKSPNASNLKISRMDKTSGSATGGDEIFLLCDKVQKDDIEVRFYEDDDNGWEAYGDFAPTDVHKQYAIVFKTPPYRRNQIDRPITVFLQLKRKKGGDASEPKQFTYHPQIQDKEEVQRKKLKPLPHYQDHYGRGGAGGPPGGFGAGGPGGGGGGGFFPFPHSVNSSFSYNPMGGGYQGGTQMPGAVQRQDSPASSGAPQGGLTPQQQLIQIASLLQSKATLTARRTARALLDYASTGDARMLLAVQRQLCGVQDENGDTPLHLAIIHQQASVVEKLVQVIVSIPDQRILNQSNHLRQTPLHLAVITKQYKIVDFLLKAGADPTPLDHYGNSVLHLATSTGDEHMLRILLSHLKPHSRYLLDTPDYNGLYPLHLAVQRSGEQCLRMLVGAGAKVNAVERKSGCTALHLAVQQDLFAVACLLITELNADVNVCSFGGNTPLHLAASQGSPVLCSMLIAAGAERLVENDEPVCMSSASSSEEEREGTQEEESRGREGAESAQTLTARPHSLASNPRKRPPTRGHTPLDLAKSQKVQDILEGKPRRPGKTPAKLKTAPLAGTVCPLDSDTLARLSTALSAGEVQWKQLAEKLGMRTLADLYEECPSPCHSLLQGYQVAGGRVESLIDALQALGLNEGVRVLREAELKDKTHTTEVKVDSGYDSQSTEQLEQEKMDESVPANS; encoded by the exons ATGCGCTGCTGCGGGTCACACGCATCTCCACACTCACCG TGTCTCttgctgcctctgtctctgcttGTCTGTCCAGGGGAGTCAGTAGTGAAGGCTCACATCACTGCTCTGCAGTTCAGGGGCGGAACCTCCCACAATGCCCAGCTGCTGATGGATGGAGACACGCCACTGCAGAGGATTGTGGGACTGGTGGCTGATGACATCACCCTTGTAGGGTGCGGGAGGTGTGACTCTGAGCTGGGAGTCGACGGCAACAGAATCTACTGGCTCTGCTACCCCTGCCTGACACACACTGGAGTGAAGCGGTACTACAG gccAGCAGTGATGACGGTGACAGACGAGGACAGTGTAATCTCAGTGGAGGATCCCCCCGTGCTTGTGGAGCAGATCTTCCTGTATTCCAGCAGAACAGCTCAACAAGCCAGCAG AATGGACAATCTAATGATAGAAGGCGAT CAGCTGACTTATGAAGATTTATCCACGTATAATTTTTTACCACCAATCTCAAGCATACACGTTAAAGCAGAGCCGTACCTGGAGACAG CTAATGGTCCCTACCTTGCAATAATCGAAGAGCCAAAACAG agAGGATTTCGTTTTCGGTACGAGTGCGAGGGTCCCTCACACGGAGGGCTGCCCGGGGCGTCCAGTGAAAAGAACAAGAAGACCTACCCCACTGTCAAG ATCTATAACCACGTGGGCTATGCCAGGGTGGAGGTGCAGCTGGTGACGCACTCGGACCCGCCCCGCGTCCACGCGCACAGCCTGGTGGGGAAGCAGTGCAGTGAACACGGGGTGTGCAGCGTCAACGTGGGGCCCAACGACCTCACTGCACA GTTCAATAACCTGGGTATCCTACACGTCACGAAGAAGGGAGTGAGTGAAGTTCTGACCAAGAGGCTGAAGGCggagaggaggaggcagagaggggaaGACGCGGTCATCACTG CGCAGGAGGAGCAGGAGATAGCGAACGAGGCTCGGGAGCTGGGCAAGGTGACGGACCTGAACGTGGTGAGGTTAAAGTTCATGGCGTACCTGCAGGACAGCAACGGGGGGTTCACCCTCGCCCTGAAACCTGTCATCTCCCAGCCCATCTACGACAGCA AGTCTCCCAACGCATCGAACCTGAAGATCTCTCGCATGGACAAGACGTCGGGCTCTGCAACGGGAGGGGACGAGATCTTCCTGCTCTGTGACAAAGTGCAGAAAG atGACATTGAGGTGCGCTTCTATGAGGATGATGACAATGGCTGGGAGGCGTACGGAGACTTCGCACCCACAGACGTGCACAAGCAG TACGCCATCGTGTTCAAAACCCCCCCCTACAGGAGGAATCAGATCGATCGCCCCATCACCGTGTTTCTGCAGCTGAAACGCAAGAAGGGGGGTGATGCTAGCGAGCCCAAGCAGTTCACATACCACCCCCAGATACAAG acaagGAGGAGGTTCAGAGGAAGAAGCTGAAGCCCCTCCCTCACTATCAGGACCACTACGGGCGAGGGGGGGCTGGGGGTCCGCCAGGGGGCTTCGGAGCAGGGGggccaggaggaggaggag GCGGTGGTTTTTTCCCCTTTCCCCATTCAGTGAACTCCAGCTTCTCTTACAACCCCATGGGGGGAGGCTACCAGGGGGGCACCCAGATGCCTGGAGCAGTGCAGCGACAGGACTCCCCTGCTAGCAGTGGGGCCCCTCAAGGGGGGCTGACCCCACAGCAGCAGCTCATACAGATCG CATCGCTCCTCCAGTCCAAGGCCACACTGACGGCCAGGCGCACGGCCCGCGCTCTGCTCGATTACGCCAGCACGGGAGACGCGCGCATGCTGCTGGCTGTGCAGAGACAGCTGTGCGGGGTGCAGGACGAGAACGGGGACAC TCCTCTGCACCTAGCCATCATTCACCAGCAGGCCAGCGTGGTGGAGAAGCTAGTGCAGGTCATCGTGAGCATCCCAGACCAGAGGATCCTGAACCAGAGCAACCACCTGAGACAG ACTCCTTTGCACCTGGCTGTGATCACAAAGCAGTACAAGATCGTGGACTTCCTTTTGAAGGCAGGCGCTGACCCCACCCCCCTGGATCACTATGGCAACTCAGTGCTGCACCTGGCCACGTCTACTGGCGACGAGCACATGCTGCGGATACTGTTGAGTCACCTGAAACCACATAGCCGCTACCTGCTCGACACACCTGACTACAATG GTCTCTACCCCCTTCACCTCGCGGTGCAGAGGTCCGGTGAGCAGTGCTTGCGCATGCTGGTTGGTGCCGGAGCGAAGGTGAATGCAGTGGAGAGGAAGAGTGGCTGCACTGCCCTGCACCTGGCTGTACAGCAGGACCTCTTCGCTGTGGCCTGCCTACTCATCACagag TTGAACGCTGATGTGAATGTCTGCTCGTTCGGTGGGAACACCCCCCTGCACCTGGCTGCCAGTCAgggctcccctgtgctgtgctcCATGCTCATCGCTGCAG GTGCTGAGAGGTTGGTGGAGAACGATGAACCAGTCTGCATGTCCTCTGCATCCTCGTCtgaggaagagagggaggggacACAGGAGGAGGAGagcagggggagagagggggcagaGTCGGCACAGACCCTCACCGCACGCCCGCACAGCCTGGCCTCCAACCCCCGCAAGAGACCCCCCACGCGAGGACACACCCCCCTAGACCTGGCCAAGAGCCAGAAGGTGCAGGACATCCTGGAGGGGAAGCCGAGAAGACCAGGGAAGACCCCCGCCAAGCTGAAGACCG CCCCCCTTGCAGGTACTGTCTGCCCCCTGGACAGTGACACCCTGGCCCGGCTCAGCACTGCCTTGAGTGCGGGGGAGGTTCAGTGGAAGCAGCTGGCAGAGAAGCTGGGCATGAGGACCCTGGCTGACCTGTATGAGGAATGCCCTTCCCCCTGCCACAGTCTTCTGCAGGGCTACCAG gtggcgggTGGCCGTGTGGAGAGCCTGATTGATGCTCTGCAGGCTCTGGGTCTCAATGAGGGAGTGAGGGTGCTGAGGGAGGCCGAGCTCAAGGACAAGACCCACACCACAG aGGTGAAGGTGGACAGTGGCTATGACAGTCAGTCCACAGAGCAGCTAGAGCAAGAAAAGATGGACGAGTCTGTTCCAGCCAACTCCTGA
- the LOC117417705 gene encoding nuclear factor NF-kappa-B p100 subunit-like isoform X3, translating into MDNLMIEGDQLTYEDLSTYNFLPPISSIHVKAEPYLETANGPYLAIIEEPKQRGFRFRYECEGPSHGGLPGASSEKNKKTYPTVKIYNHVGYARVEVQLVTHSDPPRVHAHSLVGKQCSEHGVCSVNVGPNDLTAQFNNLGILHVTKKGVSEVLTKRLKAERRRQRGEDAVITAQEEQEIANEARELGKVTDLNVVRLKFMAYLQDSNGGFTLALKPVISQPIYDSKSPNASNLKISRMDKTSGSATGGDEIFLLCDKVQKDDIEVRFYEDDDNGWEAYGDFAPTDVHKQYAIVFKTPPYRRNQIDRPITVFLQLKRKKGGDASEPKQFTYHPQIQDKEEVQRKKLKPLPHYQDHYGRGGAGGPPGGFGAGGPGGGGGGGFFPFPHSVNSSFSYNPMGGGYQGGTQMPGAVQRQDSPASSGAPQGGLTPQQQLIQIASLLQSKATLTARRTARALLDYASTGDARMLLAVQRQLCGVQDENGDTPLHLAIIHQQASVVEKLVQVIVSIPDQRILNQSNHLRQTPLHLAVITKQYKIVDFLLKAGADPTPLDHYGNSVLHLATSTGDEHMLRILLSHLKPHSRYLLDTPDYNGLYPLHLAVQRSGEQCLRMLVGAGAKVNAVERKSGCTALHLAVQQDLFAVACLLITELNADVNVCSFGGNTPLHLAASQGSPVLCSMLIAAGAERLVENDEPVCMSSASSSEEEREGTQEEESRGREGAESAQTLTARPHSLASNPRKRPPTRGHTPLDLAKSQKVQDILEGKPRRPGKTPAKLKTAPLAGTVCPLDSDTLARLSTALSAGEVQWKQLAEKLGMRTLADLYEECPSPCHSLLQGYQVAGGRVESLIDALQALGLNEGVRVLREAELKDKTHTTEVKVDSGYDSQSTEQLEQEKMDESVPANS; encoded by the exons ATGGACAATCTAATGATAGAAGGCGAT CAGCTGACTTATGAAGATTTATCCACGTATAATTTTTTACCACCAATCTCAAGCATACACGTTAAAGCAGAGCCGTACCTGGAGACAG CTAATGGTCCCTACCTTGCAATAATCGAAGAGCCAAAACAG agAGGATTTCGTTTTCGGTACGAGTGCGAGGGTCCCTCACACGGAGGGCTGCCCGGGGCGTCCAGTGAAAAGAACAAGAAGACCTACCCCACTGTCAAG ATCTATAACCACGTGGGCTATGCCAGGGTGGAGGTGCAGCTGGTGACGCACTCGGACCCGCCCCGCGTCCACGCGCACAGCCTGGTGGGGAAGCAGTGCAGTGAACACGGGGTGTGCAGCGTCAACGTGGGGCCCAACGACCTCACTGCACA GTTCAATAACCTGGGTATCCTACACGTCACGAAGAAGGGAGTGAGTGAAGTTCTGACCAAGAGGCTGAAGGCggagaggaggaggcagagaggggaaGACGCGGTCATCACTG CGCAGGAGGAGCAGGAGATAGCGAACGAGGCTCGGGAGCTGGGCAAGGTGACGGACCTGAACGTGGTGAGGTTAAAGTTCATGGCGTACCTGCAGGACAGCAACGGGGGGTTCACCCTCGCCCTGAAACCTGTCATCTCCCAGCCCATCTACGACAGCA AGTCTCCCAACGCATCGAACCTGAAGATCTCTCGCATGGACAAGACGTCGGGCTCTGCAACGGGAGGGGACGAGATCTTCCTGCTCTGTGACAAAGTGCAGAAAG atGACATTGAGGTGCGCTTCTATGAGGATGATGACAATGGCTGGGAGGCGTACGGAGACTTCGCACCCACAGACGTGCACAAGCAG TACGCCATCGTGTTCAAAACCCCCCCCTACAGGAGGAATCAGATCGATCGCCCCATCACCGTGTTTCTGCAGCTGAAACGCAAGAAGGGGGGTGATGCTAGCGAGCCCAAGCAGTTCACATACCACCCCCAGATACAAG acaagGAGGAGGTTCAGAGGAAGAAGCTGAAGCCCCTCCCTCACTATCAGGACCACTACGGGCGAGGGGGGGCTGGGGGTCCGCCAGGGGGCTTCGGAGCAGGGGggccaggaggaggaggag GCGGTGGTTTTTTCCCCTTTCCCCATTCAGTGAACTCCAGCTTCTCTTACAACCCCATGGGGGGAGGCTACCAGGGGGGCACCCAGATGCCTGGAGCAGTGCAGCGACAGGACTCCCCTGCTAGCAGTGGGGCCCCTCAAGGGGGGCTGACCCCACAGCAGCAGCTCATACAGATCG CATCGCTCCTCCAGTCCAAGGCCACACTGACGGCCAGGCGCACGGCCCGCGCTCTGCTCGATTACGCCAGCACGGGAGACGCGCGCATGCTGCTGGCTGTGCAGAGACAGCTGTGCGGGGTGCAGGACGAGAACGGGGACAC TCCTCTGCACCTAGCCATCATTCACCAGCAGGCCAGCGTGGTGGAGAAGCTAGTGCAGGTCATCGTGAGCATCCCAGACCAGAGGATCCTGAACCAGAGCAACCACCTGAGACAG ACTCCTTTGCACCTGGCTGTGATCACAAAGCAGTACAAGATCGTGGACTTCCTTTTGAAGGCAGGCGCTGACCCCACCCCCCTGGATCACTATGGCAACTCAGTGCTGCACCTGGCCACGTCTACTGGCGACGAGCACATGCTGCGGATACTGTTGAGTCACCTGAAACCACATAGCCGCTACCTGCTCGACACACCTGACTACAATG GTCTCTACCCCCTTCACCTCGCGGTGCAGAGGTCCGGTGAGCAGTGCTTGCGCATGCTGGTTGGTGCCGGAGCGAAGGTGAATGCAGTGGAGAGGAAGAGTGGCTGCACTGCCCTGCACCTGGCTGTACAGCAGGACCTCTTCGCTGTGGCCTGCCTACTCATCACagag TTGAACGCTGATGTGAATGTCTGCTCGTTCGGTGGGAACACCCCCCTGCACCTGGCTGCCAGTCAgggctcccctgtgctgtgctcCATGCTCATCGCTGCAG GTGCTGAGAGGTTGGTGGAGAACGATGAACCAGTCTGCATGTCCTCTGCATCCTCGTCtgaggaagagagggaggggacACAGGAGGAGGAGagcagggggagagagggggcagaGTCGGCACAGACCCTCACCGCACGCCCGCACAGCCTGGCCTCCAACCCCCGCAAGAGACCCCCCACGCGAGGACACACCCCCCTAGACCTGGCCAAGAGCCAGAAGGTGCAGGACATCCTGGAGGGGAAGCCGAGAAGACCAGGGAAGACCCCCGCCAAGCTGAAGACCG CCCCCCTTGCAGGTACTGTCTGCCCCCTGGACAGTGACACCCTGGCCCGGCTCAGCACTGCCTTGAGTGCGGGGGAGGTTCAGTGGAAGCAGCTGGCAGAGAAGCTGGGCATGAGGACCCTGGCTGACCTGTATGAGGAATGCCCTTCCCCCTGCCACAGTCTTCTGCAGGGCTACCAG gtggcgggTGGCCGTGTGGAGAGCCTGATTGATGCTCTGCAGGCTCTGGGTCTCAATGAGGGAGTGAGGGTGCTGAGGGAGGCCGAGCTCAAGGACAAGACCCACACCACAG aGGTGAAGGTGGACAGTGGCTATGACAGTCAGTCCACAGAGCAGCTAGAGCAAGAAAAGATGGACGAGTCTGTTCCAGCCAACTCCTGA